The Peribacillus sp. FSL P2-0133 genome has a segment encoding these proteins:
- a CDS encoding MFS transporter, whose amino-acid sequence MGVRLLKEELPVVNKIWSRDFIMIFLANFFVFLSFQMTSPTLPLFVKELGGNERYIGLVAGMFLFSALIVRPFAGQALETKGRRFVFLFGLALLAVAIGSFGFMMSIFLLCAIRIVQGIGWGYTTTASGTIASDLIPARRRGEGMGYFTLSGNLAMAFGPSFGLFLADVLTFQHLFLFCGVLSLAAWIMASTITYKKVDHASVPVKTNRFDIYEKSAVAPSVLVFFITVTFGGTATFLPLYTIEKGLTGIQGYFFLYALALIFTRMFAGKIYDQKGHQAVFIPSTLFIVVAMLLLAWMPSNMILYMAAIFYGIGFGAVQPALQAWSLEHAARNRKGMANATFYSFFDLGIGFGAILFGQIGYLFGYISIYIMAAVSVGISILAYLWILRKMK is encoded by the coding sequence ATGGGTGTACGTTTGTTAAAAGAAGAACTTCCGGTTGTTAATAAAATCTGGTCACGTGATTTTATTATGATTTTCTTGGCTAACTTTTTTGTTTTTTTATCCTTTCAGATGACTTCCCCTACCCTTCCGCTTTTTGTAAAAGAGCTTGGCGGAAATGAACGGTATATTGGGTTAGTTGCTGGCATGTTTTTATTTTCTGCCCTGATTGTCCGCCCCTTTGCTGGACAGGCCTTGGAAACAAAAGGCAGACGTTTTGTTTTCTTGTTCGGTCTAGCCCTTTTGGCTGTAGCGATTGGTTCGTTTGGATTTATGATGAGTATTTTCCTTCTATGCGCCATAAGGATTGTACAAGGGATTGGCTGGGGATATACGACCACGGCATCAGGTACGATTGCCTCTGATCTTATCCCAGCAAGGCGTCGGGGTGAGGGAATGGGATACTTCACTTTATCGGGTAATTTGGCGATGGCTTTTGGTCCTTCATTCGGGCTGTTCTTAGCGGATGTTTTAACCTTTCAACATTTGTTTTTATTTTGCGGAGTATTAAGCCTGGCAGCTTGGATCATGGCTTCAACAATTACGTATAAAAAAGTAGATCATGCTTCTGTCCCAGTAAAAACTAATAGGTTTGACATATATGAAAAAAGCGCTGTTGCTCCGTCCGTACTTGTTTTTTTCATTACGGTAACTTTTGGCGGGACTGCTACCTTCTTACCGCTTTATACAATTGAAAAAGGTCTGACAGGTATTCAAGGGTACTTTTTTCTTTACGCTTTAGCTCTTATTTTCACACGTATGTTTGCTGGAAAGATCTATGATCAAAAAGGACATCAAGCTGTCTTCATTCCGTCTACTCTTTTTATCGTAGTGGCGATGCTATTGCTAGCCTGGATGCCAAGTAACATGATTCTGTATATGGCAGCTATTTTTTATGGCATTGGATTCGGTGCTGTCCAACCGGCTCTTCAAGCATGGTCTCTTGAACACGCTGCCCGAAATCGAAAAGGTATGGCCAATGCCACTTTCTATTCCTTCTTTGATCTTGGAATCGGTTTCGGGGCCATCCTCTTCGGACAAATCGGCTATCTGTTTGGGTATATAAGCATTTACATAATGGCCGCAGTCTCTGTGGGGATTTCAATATTGGCGTACCTATGGATTTTAAGAAAAATGAAGTAA
- a CDS encoding helix-turn-helix domain-containing protein — protein sequence MEGVYTYLCESCSTLFGVVSRFSVMEDRVDTLTCPKCSKKVAVCIGEGHINYVNDEKREEIITNETNEISQLPELLTVEHLADYLNVSERTADEYMGSPDFPLIRLKRSKRVFRDDFLDWLQSKKK from the coding sequence GTGGAAGGTGTATATACTTATTTATGTGAAAGTTGTTCAACGCTGTTTGGCGTAGTATCTCGTTTTTCTGTTATGGAAGATAGGGTTGATACACTGACGTGTCCCAAGTGTTCTAAGAAAGTAGCAGTATGCATTGGAGAAGGGCATATAAATTACGTAAATGATGAAAAAAGGGAAGAAATAATAACGAACGAAACGAATGAGATATCACAACTACCAGAATTATTAACTGTAGAGCATTTGGCAGATTATTTAAATGTTAGTGAAAGAACTGCTGATGAATACATGGGAAGTCCCGATTTTCCTTTAATTCGTTTAAAAAGGTCCAAGAGGGTTTTCAGGGATGACTTTTTAGACTGGTTACAATCAAAGAAAAAATAA
- a CDS encoding VOC family protein: protein MTAITHVGLAVPDLDAAIKWYEQVLGFRLLAGPYSFDASSENEHNMTNDLLGDDVKKMRNAHLMADNGVGIELFEFVEPRMPKGESRGYEGFFHICLIADDIEKLADDIAASRGRKRSDIWNTWEKKPYYLIYCGDPFGNIIELYSRSTEMMYGNRD from the coding sequence ATGACAGCAATTACTCATGTTGGCTTGGCTGTACCTGATTTGGATGCTGCGATTAAGTGGTATGAGCAGGTGTTGGGTTTCAGGTTATTGGCGGGTCCCTATTCGTTTGATGCAAGTTCAGAGAATGAACATAATATGACGAATGATCTTCTTGGTGATGATGTTAAAAAGATGCGTAATGCACATTTGATGGCGGATAATGGAGTGGGGATTGAGCTTTTTGAGTTTGTGGAGCCGAGGATGCCTAAGGGTGAGAGTCGCGGTTATGAGGGCTTTTTTCATATTTGCTTAATAGCGGATGATATCGAAAAGCTGGCTGATGATATTGCTGCTTCTCGCGGAAGAAAGCGGAGCGATATATGGAATACATGGGAGAAAAAGCCCTATTATTTAATATATTGTGGAGATCCTTTCGGCAATATCATTGAACTTTACAGCCGAAGCACGGAAATGATGTATGGAAATAGAGATTGA
- a CDS encoding S8 family serine peptidase: protein MHKLIQALLPVLLLFMILPIYQPDVASAEETPQSDGVIVKYKETNDEPINELIEKVEVPKGETTDNVIEELEEQKNVEYAEPNYLFKKMESPNDPAYIDQWHHKRLGTSAAWTKTMGSKELIVAIIDDGIDRNHEDLKGKIVNAYDTIKNRKHIVPKGAHGTHIAGIIAGSANNSIGGTGVAPNVKLMPINVFDGEYADTADIIEAIHYAVQQKANIINMSLGDTSYSEALNKAVQEAYKKGVLIVAAAGNEGDMGKNVQRVYPAAFSHVISVAATDSRDRRPSYSNYHSTVDIAAPGDDILSTLPYGRYGWMSGTSMATPMVAGVAALIWSNEPKLNKTEVEYRLYDSAVDLGAKGKDIYYGNGRVNAKRALEMKTLTKPAVTAISDKDTKINGKIPTDFKTGTVSIYTGKKQLATVKINGEKTFTATIAKQTAGTTISTRVIDKSGNKSIPVSFKVADKTAPARPSVNTVGDNTVKVTGKAETGSSVTVKTGSTVLGKSNSNSAGNFTVTMAKKQKAGKVLSVTATDKAGNVSSIKTVTVADKTAPSKPTVNTVTTKTTKVTGKAEANSTVSIKASRKVIGSATATAKGTFSVNIPKQKAGQNLYTYAKDKAKNVSESRKVTVKK from the coding sequence ATGCACAAACTTATTCAGGCTTTACTGCCGGTATTATTACTGTTTATGATTCTGCCAATCTACCAGCCAGATGTTGCATCTGCAGAGGAGACCCCGCAATCTGATGGTGTCATCGTCAAATATAAAGAGACGAATGATGAGCCGATCAACGAGTTGATAGAAAAGGTGGAGGTTCCTAAAGGGGAAACGACCGACAACGTAATCGAGGAACTAGAAGAACAGAAGAATGTGGAATATGCAGAACCAAACTATCTTTTCAAGAAGATGGAAAGCCCGAACGATCCAGCTTACATAGACCAATGGCATCATAAAAGGCTTGGTACGAGTGCAGCGTGGACAAAAACTATGGGCTCGAAGGAATTGATCGTGGCCATCATTGACGACGGCATCGATCGCAACCACGAAGATTTAAAAGGGAAGATCGTCAATGCCTATGATACGATAAAAAATCGGAAGCATATCGTACCAAAAGGGGCGCATGGAACACATATCGCAGGCATCATTGCCGGTTCTGCGAACAACAGCATAGGCGGAACTGGTGTTGCCCCAAACGTTAAACTAATGCCGATCAATGTCTTTGATGGAGAATATGCCGATACGGCCGATATCATTGAAGCGATACATTATGCCGTTCAGCAAAAGGCAAACATCATCAATATGAGTTTAGGAGATACCAGTTATTCGGAGGCCTTGAATAAGGCTGTCCAGGAAGCCTATAAAAAAGGCGTACTGATCGTCGCGGCTGCCGGGAATGAAGGGGATATGGGGAAAAATGTACAGCGTGTGTACCCAGCCGCATTCAGCCACGTCATATCCGTTGCTGCCACTGACTCAAGGGACAGGCGTCCCAGTTATTCCAACTACCATTCAACAGTCGATATTGCGGCCCCTGGAGATGATATCCTTTCAACCTTGCCATATGGTAGATACGGCTGGATGAGCGGAACATCGATGGCCACGCCGATGGTGGCGGGTGTAGCGGCATTGATTTGGTCCAATGAGCCCAAACTCAACAAAACTGAGGTCGAATACCGTCTCTACGATTCAGCCGTGGACCTAGGTGCAAAAGGGAAAGACATATACTATGGAAACGGGCGGGTCAATGCCAAAAGAGCACTCGAGATGAAGACACTGACCAAACCGGCCGTGACCGCGATATCCGATAAGGACACCAAGATCAATGGGAAAATCCCGACTGATTTTAAAACGGGTACCGTCTCCATTTATACCGGTAAAAAGCAACTTGCCACAGTGAAAATCAACGGCGAAAAAACGTTTACAGCGACTATTGCAAAACAAACAGCAGGCACGACCATCTCTACTAGAGTCATCGATAAATCGGGAAATAAAAGTATTCCTGTTTCATTTAAAGTGGCAGATAAAACGGCTCCTGCAAGACCGTCCGTAAATACGGTAGGTGACAATACCGTCAAAGTAACCGGCAAAGCGGAAACGGGCTCTTCCGTCACTGTCAAAACTGGCAGTACGGTTCTAGGCAAATCAAATTCCAACAGCGCAGGGAATTTCACCGTAACGATGGCAAAAAAACAAAAAGCCGGAAAAGTCCTATCCGTTACAGCAACCGATAAAGCAGGAAATGTTAGCTCGATCAAAACAGTAACCGTCGCAGACAAAACAGCACCAAGTAAACCGACGGTCAACACAGTAACGACAAAAACGACAAAAGTAACAGGCAAAGCAGAAGCCAACTCCACGGTATCCATCAAAGCATCAAGAAAAGTGATCGGCTCTGCCACAGCAACGGCTAAAGGCACATTCTCGGTTAATATCCCTAAGCAAAAAGCCGGGCAGAACCTATATACCTATGCTAAAGACAAAGCGAAAAACGTTAGCGAATCAAGAAAAGTAACAGTTAAAAAGTAA
- a CDS encoding ABC transporter ATP-binding protein, whose protein sequence is MLKIEDINVYYGNIQALKGISLSINEGEIVTLIGANGAGKSTMLKSISGLLKPKQGKIIYEGQSIGGKAVQSIVKMGISHVPEGRRVFANMTVEENLQLGAYLRKDKAGIKQDMEKVYELFPRLLERLKQQSGTLSGGEQQMLAMGRALMAKPRLLLLDEPSMGLAPLLVKQIFNIIEEINKTGTTILLVEQNANLALSIADRAYVVETGRIVLSGKSEELTASEEIKNAYLGGH, encoded by the coding sequence ATGTTAAAAATCGAGGACATCAACGTCTATTACGGAAACATTCAAGCCTTGAAAGGAATCTCGCTTTCTATTAACGAAGGCGAAATCGTGACCCTTATCGGGGCGAATGGAGCCGGGAAAAGCACGATGCTGAAAAGCATTTCCGGCCTATTAAAACCAAAACAAGGGAAGATTATCTACGAAGGGCAATCCATCGGCGGAAAGGCAGTACAATCCATCGTGAAAATGGGCATATCCCATGTCCCTGAAGGCCGGCGTGTCTTTGCTAACATGACGGTTGAAGAAAACCTTCAGCTTGGTGCTTATTTACGCAAAGATAAGGCAGGAATCAAGCAGGACATGGAGAAAGTCTATGAATTATTCCCGCGTTTGCTAGAGCGCCTGAAACAGCAATCCGGAACCCTTTCCGGCGGGGAACAGCAAATGCTCGCAATGGGCAGGGCCCTCATGGCCAAGCCCCGGCTTCTGTTATTGGACGAGCCATCGATGGGACTCGCGCCATTATTGGTGAAGCAAATCTTTAACATCATCGAAGAAATCAACAAAACAGGTACAACGATCCTGCTGGTCGAACAAAATGCCAACTTAGCACTATCCATCGCGGACAGGGCCTATGTTGTCGAAACCGGCCGAATTGTCCTATCAGGCAAATCAGAGGAACTGACCGCAAGCGAAGAAATCAAGAATGCCTATTTAGGAGGACATTAA
- a CDS encoding ABC transporter ATP-binding protein, with product MKKIKTPLLKVDSVGIQFGGLKAVSDVNVELYPGELIGLIGPNGAGKTTFFNLLTGVYVPTEGTISLEGENLRKLPPYKITQKGISRTFQNIRLFSELSVIDNVKVAYHSLSKHGILSSIFRMPIHFKGEKEMDEKAIEFLKIFNLDQYKDEKAKNLPYGKQRRLEIARALAANPKLLLLDEPAAGMNPQETHELMNLIALIRKKFDLTVLLIEHDMPLVMGVCERIYVLDHGQLIAQGKPEEIRNNPKVIEAYLGEEVS from the coding sequence ATGAAAAAAATAAAAACACCGCTGCTTAAAGTCGATTCAGTCGGCATCCAGTTCGGAGGGCTTAAAGCCGTTTCTGATGTTAACGTCGAGTTATATCCAGGAGAATTAATTGGCTTGATCGGGCCGAACGGCGCTGGAAAAACAACTTTCTTTAATTTGCTGACAGGAGTTTACGTCCCGACAGAGGGCACCATTTCTTTGGAAGGTGAAAACTTAAGAAAACTGCCTCCATATAAAATTACACAAAAAGGGATCAGCCGGACATTCCAGAACATTCGCTTATTCAGTGAACTATCCGTGATCGATAATGTTAAAGTGGCCTATCATTCGCTTTCGAAGCATGGCATTTTAAGTTCAATCTTCCGCATGCCGATCCATTTTAAAGGCGAAAAGGAAATGGATGAAAAGGCGATTGAGTTCCTGAAGATCTTCAACCTTGATCAATATAAGGATGAAAAGGCGAAGAACCTGCCATATGGTAAACAAAGACGTTTAGAAATCGCCCGTGCACTTGCAGCCAACCCGAAACTGCTTTTACTGGATGAACCGGCTGCGGGGATGAATCCCCAGGAAACGCATGAACTCATGAACCTGATTGCCCTTATCCGTAAGAAGTTTGATTTGACCGTATTATTGATAGAACATGATATGCCGCTCGTCATGGGTGTTTGCGAACGCATATACGTACTCGATCACGGACAACTGATCGCTCAAGGAAAGCCAGAGGAAATCCGTAACAATCCAAAAGTCATCGAGGCCTATCTGGGCGAGGAGGTTTCATAA
- a CDS encoding branched-chain amino acid ABC transporter permease, which translates to MTTIKRAKGFWLSISLSLIFFAVVQVLIGGGSLNPFYQNTLMFIGINIILAASLHLIIGITGQFSIGHAGFLAVGAYASAVMTMKLEMPFYAALIVGGLASALAGLIIGIPSLRLKGDYLAIATLGFGEIVRIMLLNIDYVGGASGMQVSHLTTWPWVFASVLVTIIVIRNFTSSTHGRACISIREDETAADSMGINTTYYKVVAFAIGAFFAGIAGGLYAHNFYIIQPSNFGFLKSFDILILVVLGGLGSLSGAVLAAILLTVVTTFLQDYPETRMIIYSLVLIVMMLYRPQGLMGTKEITSMFKRKGGSSHEKNKNTAA; encoded by the coding sequence ATGACTACAATTAAGCGAGCAAAAGGTTTTTGGCTCTCGATTTCACTATCATTGATCTTTTTCGCCGTAGTTCAAGTGTTAATCGGCGGCGGATCGCTAAATCCTTTTTATCAAAATACGCTCATGTTCATCGGGATCAATATCATTCTGGCAGCGAGCCTTCACTTGATCATCGGGATAACCGGGCAGTTCTCCATCGGACATGCCGGATTCCTGGCAGTCGGTGCCTATGCTTCAGCCGTTATGACGATGAAGCTGGAAATGCCATTTTATGCGGCATTGATAGTCGGAGGTTTGGCGTCAGCGTTGGCAGGATTGATCATCGGAATTCCAAGCTTACGCTTAAAAGGTGACTACCTGGCGATTGCGACCCTCGGTTTTGGGGAAATCGTCCGGATCATGCTTTTGAATATCGATTATGTCGGCGGGGCGAGCGGCATGCAGGTTTCCCATTTGACTACTTGGCCGTGGGTATTCGCTTCCGTCCTCGTTACGATCATCGTTATCCGAAACTTTACTAGCTCGACCCATGGTAGGGCCTGCATATCGATCCGCGAGGACGAGACGGCTGCCGATTCGATGGGAATCAACACGACGTATTACAAAGTTGTCGCGTTTGCAATCGGTGCTTTTTTTGCCGGTATTGCTGGAGGGCTTTACGCTCATAACTTCTATATCATCCAGCCATCGAACTTCGGATTCTTGAAATCATTCGATATTTTGATCCTAGTCGTACTTGGCGGTCTTGGAAGTCTTTCCGGTGCCGTATTGGCCGCGATATTACTGACGGTAGTCACGACTTTCCTGCAGGATTATCCGGAAACTCGAATGATCATCTACAGCCTTGTGCTTATCGTGATGATGCTCTATCGTCCACAAGGTTTAATGGGGACAAAAGAAATAACATCCATGTTCAAACGTAAAGGAGGAAGCAGCCATGAAAAAAATAAAAACACCGCTGCTTAA
- a CDS encoding branched-chain amino acid ABC transporter permease, whose amino-acid sequence MELIQQLINGISLGSIYALIALGYTMVYGIVKLINFAHGDVFMVGSFVGFYSITVLDLSFIPALLISMTVCALFGVLIERIAYKPLRNATRIAALITAIGVSLLIEYGFIYLRGAQPEAYPNDVLPTEKFNIFGVSINSQSVLIFGVAVVLMIILQIIVHKSKIGKAMRAVSFDADAAKLMGINVDNTISATFAIGSALAGAAGVIFGIYYIKIEPLMGVLPGLKAFVAAVLGGIGIIPGAMVGGLLLGVIEALVSAAGYSLWRDAVAFVVLILILIFMPQGLFGKNKKEKV is encoded by the coding sequence ATGGAATTGATACAACAGTTAATAAACGGGATTTCACTAGGAAGTATTTATGCCCTTATCGCTCTCGGATATACGATGGTTTACGGGATTGTAAAATTGATAAACTTCGCACATGGCGATGTATTCATGGTAGGCTCATTCGTTGGGTTTTACTCGATAACGGTTCTGGATCTGTCATTCATTCCCGCCCTATTAATCTCGATGACGGTCTGTGCGCTGTTTGGGGTTTTGATCGAGCGTATCGCGTACAAGCCATTGCGTAACGCAACACGTATTGCTGCACTTATCACTGCCATCGGTGTTTCCCTTTTGATCGAATACGGATTCATCTACCTACGCGGTGCACAGCCGGAAGCTTATCCGAATGATGTATTGCCGACAGAAAAGTTCAATATTTTTGGAGTTTCCATCAATAGCCAATCGGTTTTGATTTTTGGAGTGGCCGTAGTTCTAATGATCATCCTTCAAATCATCGTTCATAAATCAAAAATAGGAAAAGCGATGCGTGCCGTTTCCTTCGACGCGGATGCAGCTAAGCTGATGGGAATAAATGTCGATAACACGATTTCTGCCACCTTTGCAATCGGTTCCGCATTGGCTGGGGCAGCGGGTGTCATTTTCGGTATTTACTATATTAAGATCGAGCCGCTCATGGGTGTGCTTCCGGGATTGAAGGCATTCGTTGCCGCCGTACTTGGAGGGATCGGGATTATACCGGGCGCGATGGTCGGTGGCTTATTGCTAGGTGTCATCGAGGCTTTGGTCAGTGCCGCCGGTTACTCATTATGGCGTGATGCTGTAGCCTTCGTCGTACTGATTCTTATCTTGATTTTCATGCCACAAGGCTTATTCGGTAAAAACAAAAAAGAAAAAGTATAG
- a CDS encoding ABC transporter substrate-binding protein, with translation MKKKKLAGAFLSLTLAAGVLAGCSGSGSSEKSSGDGDTIKIGVNLELSGGVASYGQSIAEGLELATAEINKEGIDGKKIKLIKVDNKSEASEATSGAIKLTSQDQVAAIVGAATSTNSIAQVQIAQDNKVPVISPSGTSPEITFSKDKLNDYIFRTSFIDPFQGTVAANFATKEIKAKSAAIYIDSASDYSKGLAAAFKEQFEKNGGKIVAEEAYIAKDTDFRSTLTRLKSAKPDFIFLPGYYEEAGLIVKQARETGLDVPFMGGDGWDSPKLVEIAGAKALNNTFITNHYSSGDPDEKIQNFVSAFKAKYKDKSPDAFNALGYDTGYFLADAIKRAGSADSEKIKEALEKTADLELVTGTFTLDEKHNPIKSATILEFKEGKQVFNTKINP, from the coding sequence ATGAAAAAGAAAAAGTTAGCAGGTGCATTCCTTTCTCTAACACTTGCTGCAGGAGTGCTGGCTGGTTGTTCCGGCTCTGGTTCATCAGAAAAATCAAGCGGGGATGGAGATACGATCAAGATTGGTGTCAACCTTGAATTATCTGGCGGCGTAGCTTCATATGGACAATCGATTGCAGAAGGCCTGGAGCTTGCGACTGCAGAAATCAATAAAGAAGGCATTGACGGTAAAAAAATCAAACTTATAAAAGTCGATAATAAATCTGAAGCATCTGAAGCGACAAGCGGAGCGATCAAGCTGACATCACAAGATCAGGTTGCAGCGATCGTCGGTGCAGCGACAAGCACGAACTCAATTGCACAAGTGCAGATTGCCCAAGATAATAAAGTGCCGGTCATCTCACCATCTGGTACAAGCCCTGAAATCACTTTCAGCAAGGATAAATTGAACGATTACATTTTCCGGACAAGCTTCATCGATCCGTTCCAAGGGACAGTAGCTGCGAATTTCGCCACTAAAGAAATCAAAGCGAAAAGTGCAGCCATCTATATTGACAGCGCAAGTGATTATTCAAAAGGATTAGCCGCAGCCTTTAAAGAACAATTCGAAAAAAATGGCGGAAAGATCGTGGCTGAGGAAGCTTACATTGCGAAAGATACTGATTTCCGTTCCACATTGACTCGTTTGAAATCGGCAAAACCTGATTTCATTTTCCTTCCTGGTTACTATGAAGAAGCTGGTTTGATCGTGAAACAGGCACGCGAAACTGGACTTGACGTACCATTCATGGGCGGCGACGGATGGGATTCTCCTAAGCTAGTTGAAATTGCCGGTGCAAAAGCTCTAAATAACACATTCATCACGAACCATTATTCTTCAGGTGACCCTGATGAGAAAATTCAGAATTTTGTGTCAGCATTTAAAGCGAAGTACAAAGATAAATCCCCTGATGCATTTAACGCTCTAGGATATGACACAGGATACTTCCTTGCAGACGCGATTAAACGTGCTGGTTCAGCGGATTCAGAAAAAATCAAAGAAGCGCTGGAAAAAACGGCAGACCTTGAGCTTGTAACAGGTACATTCACATTGGATGAAAAACATAATCCAATCAAATCTGCTACCATCCTTGAATTTAAAGAGGGAAAACAAGTATTCAACACAAAAATCAATCCTTAA
- a CDS encoding ABC transporter ATP-binding protein — MLKIEDINVYYGNIQALKGVSMEINEGEIVTLIGANGAGKSTLLKTISGLLKPKQGKVLFEGDPIGGKAAQSIVKMGISHVPEGRRVFANMTVAENLELGAYLRKDKENINKDMKKVYELFPRLLERIKQQAGTLSGGEQQMLAMGRALMAKPRLLLLDEPSMGLAPLLVKQIFNIIQEISESGTTILLVEQNANLALSIADRAYVVETGRIVLSGNADELTSSEEIKMAYLGGH, encoded by the coding sequence ATGCTGAAAATAGAGGACATCAATGTTTATTATGGCAATATCCAAGCGTTAAAAGGGGTTTCCATGGAGATAAACGAGGGGGAAATCGTGACTTTGATCGGGGCGAACGGAGCGGGAAAAAGCACGTTGCTTAAAACGATTTCCGGTCTGTTAAAACCAAAGCAAGGAAAAGTTCTGTTCGAAGGCGATCCGATCGGGGGAAAAGCTGCACAGTCCATCGTGAAAATGGGCATATCCCATGTACCTGAAGGCCGCCGTGTCTTTGCTAACATGACGGTTGCCGAAAACCTGGAGCTTGGGGCCTATTTGCGGAAAGACAAAGAGAACATTAATAAAGACATGAAAAAGGTCTATGAGTTATTTCCGAGACTGCTGGAGAGAATCAAACAGCAGGCTGGCACGCTTTCAGGCGGTGAACAGCAGATGCTTGCAATGGGTCGGGCTTTGATGGCGAAACCACGTTTATTATTGCTCGATGAACCTTCGATGGGCCTTGCACCGCTTCTGGTGAAGCAAATATTCAACATCATCCAGGAAATCAGTGAGTCCGGCACAACGATCCTTTTGGTCGAGCAAAACGCCAACCTTGCTTTATCCATTGCAGATCGGGCTTATGTCGTTGAAACGGGCCGAATCGTCCTCTCGGGCAATGCCGATGAACTCACTTCAAGTGAAGAAATAAAAATGGCCTATTTAGGAGGCCATTGA
- a CDS encoding ABC transporter ATP-binding protein encodes MEATIPLLKVDSVGIRFGGLKAVSDVNVELFPGELVGLIGPNGAGKTTFFNLLTGVYVPTEGTIALNGENLNKQPPYKITRKGISRTFQNIRLFSELSVIDNVKVAYHSLSKHGIASSIFRVPGHFSGEKEMNEKALEFLRIFNLDHFKDEKAKNLPYGQQRRLEIARALAANPKLLLLDEPAAGMNPHETKELMNLIAFIRREFNLTVLLIEHDMSLVMGVCERIYVLDHGQLIAHGKPEEIRNDPKVIEAYLGEEVS; translated from the coding sequence ATGGAAGCCACAATACCGTTGCTTAAAGTAGATTCGGTGGGTATCCGTTTTGGCGGATTGAAAGCGGTGTCCGATGTGAACGTCGAATTATTTCCAGGGGAACTAGTAGGCTTGATCGGACCGAATGGAGCTGGGAAAACGACCTTCTTCAATTTATTGACGGGTGTGTATGTCCCTACAGAAGGAACGATTGCCTTGAACGGGGAAAATCTAAATAAGCAGCCGCCATATAAAATTACCCGAAAAGGGATTTCGAGGACCTTTCAAAATATTCGCCTCTTCAGTGAGTTATCCGTGATCGATAACGTGAAGGTTGCTTACCACTCGCTTTCCAAGCATGGAATTGCAAGCTCCATATTCCGGGTGCCGGGACATTTTTCCGGAGAAAAGGAAATGAATGAAAAGGCGCTGGAATTCTTGAGGATATTCAACCTTGATCATTTTAAGGATGAAAAAGCGAAGAATCTTCCATACGGACAGCAAAGGCGGCTGGAAATTGCCCGTGCTCTTGCCGCCAATCCGAAACTTCTTTTACTGGATGAACCTGCAGCCGGGATGAACCCGCATGAAACGAAAGAATTGATGAACCTCATTGCTTTTATCCGGAGGGAATTCAATCTTACCGTTTTGCTCATCGAACATGATATGTCATTGGTCATGGGGGTATGCGAACGGATTTATGTCCTTGATCATGGACAGCTTATCGCTCACGGAAAGCCGGAAGAAATCCGCAACGATCCAAAGGTTATCGAGGCATATTTAGGAGAGGAGGTTTCCTGA